The proteins below are encoded in one region of Apium graveolens cultivar Ventura chromosome 4, ASM990537v1, whole genome shotgun sequence:
- the LOC141716975 gene encoding heat stress transcription factor B-3-like, giving the protein MMRESASEKGMLEEYMVMRKSSPPPFLLKTYMLVENKATDQVVSWNSDGTGFVVWQPAEFARDLLPTLFKHSNFSSFVRQLNTYGFRKVATSRWEFCNAMFCKGQKDLLSKIRSRKSWTNKTHPIAQTLKEQSDQDQDHERSKTTSSTSSSSGYTSLVHENERLKKENGALNSELSTMKNKCKELLDMVAMFSEKDKLDDNKNEGPKLFGVKLQAEIRKRKREDNIGDSNAPALFMSQLCKLKLAS; this is encoded by the exons ATGATGAGGGAGAGTGCAAGTGAAAAAGGAATGTTAGAAGAATACATGGTGATGAGGAAGTCATCACCACCACCATTCTTGTTGAAAACATACATGCTTGTGGAGAACAAGGCGACTGATCAAGTGGTGTCTTGGAATTCCGATGGGACGGGTTTTGTGGTGTGGCAGCCGGCGGAGTTCGCTAGAGATTTGCTGCCAACGCTATTCAAACATAGCAATTTCTCAAGCTTTGTTAGGCAGCTCAACACTTAT GGGTTTCGAAAAGTTGCTACAAGCCGGTGGGAGTTTTGCAATGCCATGTTCTGCAAGGGCCAAAAAGACCTACTCTCCAAAATTCGTAGTAGAAAATCATGGACAAACAAAACACATCCAATTGCTCAAACACTAAAAGAACAATCTGATCAAGATCAAGATCACGAGAGGTCGAAAACAACTTCTTCGACGTCTTCCTCGTCTGGATACACAAGTCTAGTACATGAAAATGAAAGACTGAAGAAGGAGAATGGAGCTTTAAATTCGGAACTTTCGACTATGAAAAACAAGTGCAAGGAGTTGCTTGACATGGTGGCTATGTTCTCAGAAAAGGATAAATTAGATGATAACAAAAATGAGGGGCCAAAGCTGTTTGGAGTGAAGCTTCAAGCTGAAATtaggaagagaaagagagaagatAACATTGGTGATAGTAATGCTCCAGCCCTTTTCATGTCTCAATTATGCAAACTAAAGTTAGCTAGCTAG